In Chthoniobacterales bacterium, the sequence CGCTTGTAGCGCATGCCCAAGCGGCAGCAGAGGCGCACCACCAAAAGTATTCGCTAGGCGCGAACAGTTTTGTCGTGGAAATCGCGAGCAACGATGGGTATCTCCTCCAGAACTTCGTCCGTCTAGGAGTTCCGTGCCTAGGAGTGGAGCCCGCCACGAATATAGCGACGGTCGCGGTTGCGAAAGGTGTTCCGACTCTTTCTGAGTTTTTCTCTGCCGAGTTCGCGCGAAGCATCGTGAGCGAGCGGGGGCGGGCTGATCTCATTCTCGGCAACAACGTTTTTGCTCATGTCCCTTCTACGAATGACTTCGTAGAAGGGCTGGCCATACTTCTTGCTCCCAAGGGCCGAATTGTTCTGGAGTTTCCTTGGGCCCACGAAATGGTGAAAAACCTCGAGTTCGACACTATTTATCACGAACATGTCTTTTACTTTCACGCCACATCTCTGGTGCCGCTGTTTGCCCGACATGAGCTTGAAATGGTGCAGATCGAAAAGCTGGCGATCCATGGCGGATCGCTTCGCGTGCACATCGCCCACAAAAACGCGGCGAAGCCGGACCCAAGTGTTTCCGAAATTCTGACCGAAGAGGCGTCCGCCGGTGTTGGAGGTCCTGAATACGGTTCCAGGTTCCGCGACAATGTGCTGCACCTCCGGCAGCAACTGAACGACGAGATCTCGCGGCTCAAATCCGCCGGTTCAAAGGTCGCGGCCTACGGTGCGTCCGCGAAAGGAAGCACTTTGCTTAATTTCTTCGGAATTGGCCGAGAGTCCCTCGACTTCGTTGTAGATCGCAGCCCTCACAAACAACGCAGGTTTACCCCCGGAACCCATTTGCCCATCCTCGATCAGGAAGCTCTGAAGAAACACAAGCCGGATGTTACTTTGCTGCTCACTTGGAACTTCGCAGAAGAAATAGCCAAGCAGCAAACAAGCTACATCCAGGGGGGCGGAAGGTTCCTTGTTCCGCTGCCTGAGCCGCACTATCTGCCATGAAGATCGTCGATGTTGGATTTGGAGGTGTTCACCAAGTCTTTTTGAGTCCGGCTAAAGACGATCGTGGATCTTTCTCCCGAATCTTCTGCCGGGAGATGTTCTCGGAAGCCGGATTGAATAGCGATTGGCCTCAAATCAACGTGAGTCACACGTTGCAACGTGGCGCTTTACGTGGTCTGCACTTTCAAGAACATCCGTCTGACG encodes:
- a CDS encoding methyltransferase domain-containing protein, with amino-acid sequence LVAHAQAAAEAHHQKYSLGANSFVVEIASNDGYLLQNFVRLGVPCLGVEPATNIATVAVAKGVPTLSEFFSAEFARSIVSERGRADLILGNNVFAHVPSTNDFVEGLAILLAPKGRIVLEFPWAHEMVKNLEFDTIYHEHVFYFHATSLVPLFARHELEMVQIEKLAIHGGSLRVHIAHKNAAKPDPSVSEILTEEASAGVGGPEYGSRFRDNVLHLRQQLNDEISRLKSAGSKVAAYGASAKGSTLLNFFGIGRESLDFVVDRSPHKQRRFTPGTHLPILDQEALKKHKPDVTLLLTWNFAEEIAKQQTSYIQGGGRFLVPLPEPHYLP